In Mycobacterium sp. Aquia_216, a genomic segment contains:
- a CDS encoding phosphotransferase family protein gives MTDAKELAPKLATVLAPTLGPGTTIENLRALTGGASRTTWAFDAVAGAQRLALILRTGPPDDIHASMELEARSQAAAGAAGAPVPHILVADDSPAVLGNPFLVCDEIKGETIVRRIARQLDTADGYARRTELLRQCAQALAAIHHADSDIPGLAYQDQLVEWRERLDAMNDTTATFEWAFRWLAAHRPQSSTRVLVHGDYRMGNLIVDGSDLAAVLDWELVHLGEAYEDLAWFCIRAWRFGAPASLDAGGLGSIEGFVRDYEQASATTVDRVTLHWWLVLATLRWGVICRYQAERHLSGQSRSVELATIGRRVSETEWDILNLLEEAPGDGARRAAAREEAGQSELGS, from the coding sequence ATGACCGACGCGAAAGAGCTGGCCCCCAAATTGGCCACGGTGCTGGCGCCGACTCTCGGCCCCGGCACCACGATCGAGAACCTGCGTGCCCTCACCGGTGGGGCCAGCCGCACCACCTGGGCGTTCGATGCGGTCGCCGGCGCCCAACGCCTCGCACTGATCCTGCGCACCGGGCCGCCCGACGACATCCACGCCAGCATGGAACTCGAAGCCCGGTCGCAGGCCGCCGCTGGGGCCGCCGGGGCACCGGTCCCCCATATCCTGGTCGCCGACGATTCGCCTGCCGTACTGGGCAATCCGTTTCTGGTCTGCGATGAGATCAAGGGCGAGACCATCGTCCGGCGCATTGCGCGCCAGCTCGACACCGCCGACGGGTACGCACGTCGAACCGAATTGCTCCGGCAATGCGCGCAGGCACTGGCCGCCATTCACCATGCCGACTCCGACATTCCGGGCCTGGCCTACCAGGACCAGCTCGTGGAATGGCGCGAGCGGCTGGACGCGATGAATGACACCACCGCCACCTTCGAATGGGCGTTTCGCTGGTTGGCCGCGCACCGGCCGCAATCGTCGACAAGGGTGCTGGTGCACGGGGACTACCGGATGGGGAACCTCATCGTCGATGGATCCGATCTGGCCGCCGTCCTCGACTGGGAGCTGGTACATCTGGGTGAGGCGTACGAAGACCTGGCCTGGTTCTGTATCCGCGCGTGGCGGTTCGGCGCTCCGGCCAGCCTCGACGCCGGTGGCCTCGGCAGCATCGAGGGCTTCGTGCGCGACTACGAGCAGGCCAGCGCCACGACCGTCGACCGGGTGACACTGCACTGGTGGCTGGTGCTGGCCACGCTGCGCTGGGGCGTCATCTGCCGCTATCAGGCGGAGCGGCATTTGAGTGGTCAATCGCGCTCGGTCGAACTGGCCACGATCGGTCGCCGCGTGAGTGAGACGGAGTGGGACATCCTCAACCTGCTCGAGGAAGCGCCCGGCGACGGTGCGCGCCGCGCGGCGGCGCGAGAAGAAGCCGGGCAATCGGAGCTGGGTTCATGA
- a CDS encoding acyl-CoA dehydrogenase family protein: MDFTLPEHLPGLLAEMDAFIEADIKPLEREHIQYFDQRREHARTDWDNDGIPTEEWEELLAEMRRRADKAGWLRYGLPAALGGRDGSNIDMAVIREHLAHKGIGLHNDLQNESSIVGNFPQVIMMERFGTDEQRRLWSEALITGERSMAFGLTEPQHGSDATWLETHAQRDGDSWVINGSKRFNTGVHRATHDLIFARTSGEPGQARGITAFLVPTDTPGFTVPYYWWTFNMPTDHGEVELTDVRIPADAVLGEVGRGLEVAQTFLHENRIRQAASSLGAAQYCIDRAAEYAGKRTVFGKPLSVNQAVQWPLAELQTEAQMVRLLVQYAAWHLDRNHHMEVSDKVSMANYRANRLVCDAADRAMQIYGGLGYSRHEQFEHIYRHHRRYRITEGAEEIQIRRVAQRLFKFGKQ; this comes from the coding sequence GTGGATTTTACCCTCCCAGAACATCTTCCGGGCCTGCTGGCGGAGATGGATGCGTTCATCGAGGCCGACATCAAACCGTTGGAACGCGAGCACATCCAGTATTTCGACCAGCGTCGAGAGCACGCCCGCACCGATTGGGACAACGACGGCATCCCGACCGAAGAGTGGGAGGAGCTGCTCGCCGAGATGCGCCGGCGCGCCGACAAGGCGGGCTGGCTGCGCTACGGGTTGCCGGCCGCGCTGGGCGGACGCGACGGCAGCAACATCGACATGGCCGTGATCCGGGAACACCTGGCGCACAAGGGCATCGGCCTACACAACGACCTGCAGAATGAGTCATCGATCGTCGGGAACTTTCCCCAGGTGATCATGATGGAGCGCTTCGGCACCGATGAGCAGCGGCGCCTGTGGTCGGAGGCGCTGATCACCGGGGAGCGGTCCATGGCTTTCGGACTCACCGAGCCACAGCACGGCTCCGACGCGACCTGGCTGGAGACGCACGCCCAACGTGACGGCGACAGCTGGGTGATCAACGGTTCCAAGCGGTTCAACACCGGGGTGCACCGAGCCACCCACGATCTGATCTTCGCCCGCACCTCGGGCGAACCGGGCCAAGCCCGCGGTATCACCGCGTTTCTGGTCCCGACCGACACGCCCGGATTCACGGTCCCCTACTACTGGTGGACGTTCAACATGCCCACCGATCATGGTGAAGTCGAGTTGACCGATGTGCGAATCCCCGCCGACGCGGTGCTCGGTGAGGTCGGCCGCGGCCTGGAGGTTGCGCAAACGTTCTTGCACGAGAACCGGATCCGCCAAGCCGCGAGCAGCCTGGGCGCGGCGCAATACTGCATCGACCGGGCCGCCGAATATGCCGGCAAGCGCACGGTGTTCGGCAAGCCACTCTCAGTCAACCAGGCCGTGCAGTGGCCGCTGGCCGAGCTGCAGACCGAAGCGCAGATGGTGCGGCTGCTGGTGCAATACGCCGCCTGGCATTTGGATCGCAACCACCACATGGAGGTGTCGGACAAAGTGTCGATGGCGAACTATCGCGCCAACCGACTGGTCTGCGACGCCGCCGACCGCGCGATGCAAATCTACGGCGGCCTCGGCTACAGCCGTCATGAGCAGTTCGAGCACATCTACCGCCATCACCGCCGCTACCGGATCACCGAGGGCGCCGAGGAAATCCAGATTCGCCGAGTGGCGCAGCGGCTGTTCAAGTTCGGCAAGCAATGA
- a CDS encoding TetR/AcrR family transcriptional regulator, producing the protein MSAPESSRALTSKGRQTREAIEQAARKLFAERGFHGATLADITSAAGKSPAVFYRYFADKEDLLAALAESFLHEVVAPYGLSLHLPDSPPQAGVGTSRSRASTPTQDDAFFTSVVTGYWNIFKQNIGIMIAVAQLATTQQRFAAVQNEFRRFGMDIVAASVRRAQEQGYGSELNPQHTAAAIALLFENFTTVFVGESGLGMEISDEDAIAILSTVWKKTLYGA; encoded by the coding sequence ATGTCCGCCCCCGAATCGTCGCGGGCGCTGACATCCAAAGGCCGCCAGACCAGGGAGGCCATCGAGCAGGCGGCGCGAAAACTGTTTGCCGAACGTGGCTTTCACGGCGCCACACTGGCCGACATCACGTCCGCCGCGGGAAAATCGCCAGCGGTTTTCTACCGGTATTTCGCCGACAAGGAGGACCTGCTGGCCGCCCTGGCGGAGTCGTTCCTGCATGAGGTCGTGGCCCCGTACGGCCTGAGCCTGCACCTGCCGGACTCCCCCCCGCAGGCGGGTGTGGGTACCTCCCGCTCGCGGGCGAGTACCCCCACCCAGGACGACGCCTTCTTCACCTCGGTGGTCACCGGATATTGGAACATCTTCAAGCAGAACATCGGCATCATGATCGCTGTCGCCCAACTGGCCACCACCCAGCAGCGTTTCGCGGCCGTACAGAACGAGTTTCGGCGTTTCGGCATGGACATCGTGGCCGCGTCGGTCCGACGCGCACAGGAGCAGGGTTACGGCAGCGAGCTCAACCCACAACACACCGCGGCGGCCATCGCGCTGCTGTTCGAGAACTTCACCACCGTCTTCGTCGGGGAGTCGGGTCTGGGAATGGAGATCAGCGACGAGGACGCCATCGCGATCCTGTCTACGGTTTGGAAGAAGACCCTCTACGGCGCGTAA
- a CDS encoding hydroxymethylglutaryl-CoA lyase: MTQHVDIREVALRDGLQIEKPIPLSAKLELLAAVAATGVREVEATAFVSPTKVPSMADAAELAAQLHNYPDIEFSALVASPNGARRAVAAGLRSIEYVVAADDTFSQANVGRTSTEATDQIDEIVAIAHGSDVTVEVVIATAWDSPFEGPTPPQRVLEIAAAARERGADRLSIADTIGTTTPGRVSSLIAQLRPVIGDLPLGAHFHNTRGAGLASAYAAVSAGVTRLDASVGGLGGCPFAPGATGNIATEDLVYLLTDSDIDVDVDLQAAIAAAGVAKSAVRHDLPGALMRAGDRIRN; the protein is encoded by the coding sequence ATGACTCAGCACGTCGATATTCGTGAGGTGGCGCTGCGCGACGGGCTGCAGATCGAAAAGCCAATCCCGTTGTCGGCCAAGTTGGAACTGCTTGCGGCCGTGGCTGCCACCGGTGTGCGCGAGGTGGAGGCCACGGCGTTTGTGTCCCCGACGAAGGTGCCGTCGATGGCCGACGCCGCGGAACTCGCCGCTCAGCTGCATAACTACCCCGACATCGAGTTCTCCGCCCTGGTCGCCAGCCCCAACGGGGCCAGGCGCGCCGTTGCCGCGGGGCTGCGGTCGATCGAATACGTGGTGGCCGCCGACGACACGTTCAGCCAGGCCAACGTCGGGCGCACCAGCACCGAGGCCACCGACCAGATCGACGAGATCGTCGCCATCGCGCATGGCAGCGACGTCACCGTCGAGGTCGTCATCGCCACTGCATGGGACTCACCGTTCGAAGGCCCGACCCCGCCACAGCGGGTACTCGAGATCGCCGCGGCCGCCCGCGAACGCGGAGCCGACCGCCTGTCGATCGCCGACACCATCGGCACCACCACCCCGGGCCGGGTGAGTTCGCTGATCGCCCAACTGCGTCCGGTGATCGGCGACTTGCCGTTGGGCGCGCATTTCCACAACACCCGCGGCGCCGGGCTGGCCAGTGCGTATGCGGCGGTCAGCGCTGGAGTCACCCGGTTGGACGCCTCGGTCGGCGGACTGGGCGGTTGCCCGTTCGCGCCGGGCGCCACTGGCAACATCGCTACCGAGGATCTCGTCTACCTGCTGACCGACAGCGATATCGATGTCGATGTCGACCTGCAGGCCGCGATCGCCGCAGCCGGTGTCGCGAAATCAGCTGTCCGACATGATCTGCCGGGCGCACTGATGCGCGCCGGCGACCGGATCCGGAACTGA
- a CDS encoding CaiB/BaiF CoA transferase family protein, whose product MTPPAGPLDGIRVLELGTLIAGPFAGRLLGDMGAEVIKVEPPGAPDPLRTWGQAEHDGHRVFWTVAARNKKAVTLDLRRPQGRELFLELVEKSDIVVENFRPGTLEKWNLGYDVLSARNAGIILVRVSGYGQTGPDAHNAGYASVAEAASGLRHLNGFPGGPPPRLALSLGDSLAGMFGAQGAMAALYRRTVTGRGQVVDVALTESCLAIQESTIPDYDVGGVVRGPSGTRLEGIAPSNIYRSADNSWVVIAANQDTVFARLCTAMRRPELAGDDRFATHTARGRNQDELDKIIGAWAADRQPADIVETLSAAGVIAGPINTVAEVVDDPQLRARGMLVEHYDERIERNVLGPGVVPVLSESPGSVRHAGPACPGRHNNDVYAGLLGKTTAELEALRSEGVL is encoded by the coding sequence ATGACCCCGCCGGCCGGACCACTGGACGGCATCCGGGTGCTCGAACTGGGCACCTTGATCGCGGGTCCGTTCGCCGGCCGCTTACTCGGTGACATGGGCGCGGAGGTCATCAAAGTGGAACCGCCGGGTGCCCCGGATCCGCTGCGCACGTGGGGCCAGGCTGAACACGACGGGCACCGCGTGTTCTGGACCGTGGCCGCGCGCAACAAGAAAGCCGTCACGCTGGACCTGCGGCGGCCGCAGGGCCGAGAGCTGTTCCTCGAGCTCGTCGAGAAGTCCGACATCGTCGTGGAGAACTTCCGTCCGGGCACGCTGGAGAAGTGGAACCTGGGCTACGACGTGCTCAGCGCGCGCAACGCGGGCATCATCCTGGTCCGGGTGTCCGGCTACGGGCAGACCGGGCCCGACGCGCACAACGCGGGCTACGCCTCGGTGGCCGAAGCCGCCAGTGGATTGCGGCACCTCAACGGTTTCCCCGGCGGACCGCCACCCCGGCTTGCGCTCTCGCTTGGCGACAGCCTGGCCGGCATGTTCGGCGCCCAGGGCGCGATGGCCGCACTGTACCGCCGCACCGTGACCGGGCGGGGGCAGGTGGTTGACGTGGCACTGACCGAATCATGTTTAGCCATCCAGGAATCCACAATTCCCGACTACGATGTCGGCGGCGTGGTGCGCGGACCGTCGGGTACCCGGCTGGAAGGCATCGCGCCGTCCAACATCTACCGCAGCGCCGACAATTCGTGGGTGGTGATTGCCGCCAACCAGGACACCGTGTTCGCCCGCCTGTGCACCGCGATGAGGCGCCCCGAGCTGGCCGGCGACGACCGGTTCGCCACCCACACCGCCCGCGGCCGCAACCAGGACGAACTCGACAAGATCATCGGTGCCTGGGCCGCGGACCGACAACCTGCGGACATCGTCGAAACCCTCAGCGCCGCAGGCGTGATCGCGGGCCCCATCAACACCGTCGCGGAGGTGGTCGATGACCCTCAACTGCGGGCGCGCGGGATGCTGGTCGAGCACTACGACGAACGCATCGAACGTAATGTCTTGGGGCCCGGCGTCGTTCCGGTGCTGTCGGAATCGCCGGGCAGCGTTCGTCACGCCGGACCGGCCTGCCCGGGACGACACAACAACGACGTGTACGCGGGGCTGCTCGGTAAGACCACCGCAGAGCTCGAGGCGTTGCGCAGCGAGGGAGTGCTATGA
- a CDS encoding alpha/beta hydrolase: MKRAVKHDYERIPYLVAFQNNSGVRDVYGGLAEITVLESYLLKPKDRPSDTVLVFMHPIGGGAYLPMINALARAGHHVIYCNSRFRGTDSALLMEKVVEDLGECIKDAKNRLGYTKVVLAGWSGGGSLSLLYQQQAQHATITSSPTGDGPDLTALELPAADGITLLAAHISRHGTLTEWLDASILDESDPSKRDPELDLYNPDNPNQPPYTEEFLARYRQAQIDRNRRITAWAKEKLAELTAQGRPDDEFGFVVHGTMADPRWLDPTVDPNERTPGTCYLGDPQVVNMSPVGLARFSTLRGWLSQWSYDEARGDGVDCGRDIAIPALVIGNLADDACTPSHTRRLFEAIGHPDKEIHEIPGATHYYAGPDQRDKLRRAVDIVTDWLIRHDFASGV; this comes from the coding sequence GTGAAACGAGCCGTCAAGCACGACTACGAACGGATCCCGTATCTGGTTGCCTTCCAGAACAATTCCGGCGTCCGCGACGTCTACGGCGGCTTGGCCGAGATCACCGTGCTGGAGAGCTATTTGCTCAAGCCGAAAGACAGGCCGTCGGACACCGTGCTGGTGTTCATGCACCCGATCGGCGGCGGCGCATACCTGCCGATGATCAACGCGTTGGCCCGGGCCGGCCACCACGTCATCTACTGCAACAGCCGGTTCCGCGGCACCGATTCGGCGCTGCTGATGGAGAAGGTGGTCGAAGATCTCGGCGAGTGCATCAAGGACGCCAAGAACCGGCTGGGCTACACCAAGGTCGTGCTGGCCGGATGGAGTGGCGGCGGCTCGTTGTCGCTGCTCTACCAGCAGCAGGCCCAGCACGCGACGATCACGTCGAGCCCCACCGGCGACGGCCCGGACCTGACCGCGCTGGAACTGCCCGCCGCCGACGGAATCACGCTGCTGGCCGCGCACATCAGCCGGCACGGCACGCTGACCGAATGGCTCGACGCGTCCATCCTCGACGAATCCGATCCCAGCAAGCGCGATCCCGAGCTGGATCTGTACAACCCCGACAACCCCAACCAACCGCCCTACACCGAGGAATTCCTGGCCCGGTACCGTCAAGCTCAAATCGACCGCAACCGCCGCATCACCGCATGGGCCAAAGAGAAGCTGGCTGAATTGACCGCCCAAGGCCGCCCTGACGACGAGTTCGGATTCGTCGTGCACGGCACCATGGCCGATCCCCGATGGCTGGATCCCACGGTGGATCCCAATGAGCGCACACCGGGAACCTGCTATCTGGGTGACCCTCAAGTGGTCAACATGAGCCCGGTCGGGCTGGCCCGCTTCTCGACGCTGCGCGGCTGGTTGTCGCAATGGAGCTATGACGAGGCCCGCGGCGACGGGGTGGACTGCGGGCGTGACATCGCGATTCCTGCGCTGGTGATCGGGAACCTGGCCGACGACGCCTGCACACCCAGCCACACCCGGCGGCTGTTCGAGGCGATCGGTCACCCCGACAAAGAGATACATGAAATCCCTGGTGCCACACACTATTACGCTGGCCCGGACCAGCGCGACAAGTTACGCAGAGCCGTCGACATCGTCACCGACTGGCTGATCCGGCACGATTTCGCGAGCGGCGTATGA
- a CDS encoding homogentisate 1,2-dioxygenase → MESFVHLRKGKTPHRLHADLDGLKDDELGRGGFAGRTANIYRRHDPTAYRAAGPLRPVDVLSGELKPSDATDASGGPLLMFSNDDCRILLSRRHEPMPYFARHVDGDLLCFVHLGTGLLETEFGPLRYRDGDWVYIPKACTWRQVPDRETTLLMIEATDEFRVPPPGPLGRHFPFDPSQATIPEPAPVDDDGRDEYEVRLVHDGGPTTLIYQHNPLDVEGWRGDNFAFTFNIDDYNVITSDSVHLPPTVHLFMQATGVYVMNFLPKPAEGVAGTERTPWYHRNVDFDEIAFFHGGSLYGIPMPPGLISHAPQGVHHGAPEKARERARRKFAEHSRVDWQVIAVDTRRRLTPSPEVLAHDLGQH, encoded by the coding sequence ATGGAATCGTTCGTTCACCTGCGCAAAGGCAAGACACCGCATCGCCTGCACGCCGACCTCGACGGCCTCAAGGACGACGAGTTAGGCCGCGGCGGATTCGCCGGACGGACGGCCAACATCTACCGCCGCCACGACCCCACCGCTTACCGGGCGGCCGGACCGCTGCGCCCCGTCGACGTGTTGTCCGGCGAACTCAAACCCAGCGATGCCACCGACGCCAGCGGTGGTCCCTTGCTGATGTTCAGCAACGACGACTGTCGCATTCTGCTGAGCCGTCGCCACGAGCCGATGCCCTACTTCGCCCGCCACGTCGACGGCGATCTGCTCTGCTTCGTCCACCTAGGCACCGGGCTGCTGGAGACCGAGTTCGGCCCGTTGCGCTACCGGGACGGCGACTGGGTCTACATCCCGAAGGCGTGCACGTGGCGCCAGGTGCCGGATCGCGAGACCACGCTGCTGATGATCGAGGCCACCGACGAATTCCGGGTGCCGCCGCCCGGCCCGCTGGGCCGGCACTTCCCGTTCGACCCATCGCAGGCCACCATCCCCGAGCCGGCGCCGGTCGACGACGACGGCCGCGACGAGTACGAAGTGCGGCTCGTCCATGATGGCGGGCCGACAACGCTTATCTACCAACATAATCCGCTCGACGTCGAAGGGTGGCGCGGTGACAACTTCGCCTTCACCTTCAACATCGACGATTACAACGTCATCACCTCCGACAGTGTCCACTTGCCGCCGACGGTGCATCTGTTCATGCAGGCCACCGGCGTCTACGTAATGAACTTCCTGCCCAAGCCCGCCGAGGGCGTCGCCGGCACCGAACGCACACCCTGGTATCACCGCAACGTCGACTTCGACGAAATCGCGTTCTTCCACGGCGGCTCGCTCTACGGCATCCCGATGCCCCCGGGCCTGATTTCCCATGCGCCGCAAGGAGTTCACCACGGCGCACCGGAGAAGGCGCGCGAACGGGCGCGCCGCAAATTCGCCGAGCACTCGCGCGTCGACTGGCAGGTCATCGCCGTCGACACCCGCCGGAGACTGACCCCGTCACCCGAAGTACTGGCACACGACCTGGGACAACACTGA
- a CDS encoding NADPH:quinone oxidoreductase family protein has translation MRAARVTRLDGPDAIEVGEVDEPTGDGIVVEVHAAGAAFPDALLTRGLYQYRPEPPFVLGAEIAGVVRSAPDGAHVQPGDRVVGLTMLNGGMAEVAVLSPDRAFKLPDNVSFESGAGLLFNGLTMYFALTVRGRLQKGETVLVHGAAGGIGTSTLRLAPALGASRTIAVVSTEQKAQIATAAGATDVVLADGFKDAVKELTNGRGVDMVVDPVGGDRFTDSLRSLVPGGRLLVVGFTGGEIPTVKVNRLLLNNIDVVGVGWGAWTATHPGALDEQWAGLERLLSSGQLAAPQPEVYPLEQAAAAVASMENRTAKGKVVLRVRG, from the coding sequence ATGCGCGCAGCACGGGTGACTCGCCTTGATGGCCCAGACGCCATCGAAGTGGGCGAGGTCGACGAACCCACCGGCGATGGGATCGTTGTGGAGGTGCACGCCGCCGGTGCCGCGTTCCCGGACGCGTTGCTGACCCGCGGCCTCTATCAATACCGGCCCGAGCCGCCGTTCGTGCTGGGAGCCGAGATCGCCGGGGTCGTCCGATCGGCGCCGGACGGCGCGCATGTGCAGCCCGGCGATCGGGTGGTCGGTCTGACGATGCTCAACGGGGGCATGGCCGAAGTTGCCGTGCTCTCACCCGACCGGGCGTTCAAGCTGCCGGACAACGTGAGCTTCGAGTCGGGCGCCGGCCTGTTGTTCAACGGCCTGACGATGTACTTCGCGCTGACGGTGCGCGGCCGACTGCAAAAGGGTGAAACCGTGCTGGTGCACGGCGCCGCCGGCGGGATCGGAACCTCGACGCTGCGGCTGGCGCCGGCGCTCGGGGCGTCCCGCACCATCGCGGTGGTCAGTACCGAGCAGAAGGCCCAGATCGCTACGGCGGCAGGCGCCACCGATGTGGTGCTGGCCGACGGCTTCAAGGACGCGGTGAAGGAATTGACCAACGGCCGCGGCGTCGACATGGTCGTGGACCCGGTCGGCGGTGATCGCTTCACCGACTCGCTGCGCTCACTGGTTCCGGGGGGACGGCTGCTCGTCGTCGGGTTCACCGGCGGTGAGATTCCCACCGTGAAGGTAAATCGACTGCTGCTCAACAACATTGACGTTGTCGGTGTCGGCTGGGGCGCCTGGACGGCAACACACCCCGGGGCGCTCGACGAACAGTGGGCCGGACTCGAGCGCCTGCTCAGCTCGGGCCAGCTGGCTGCGCCGCAGCCGGAGGTCTACCCGCTGGAGCAGGCCGCCGCCGCGGTCGCATCCATGGAGAATCGCACCGCCAAAGGAAAAGTCGTCCTGCGCGTCCGCGGTTAG
- a CDS encoding acrylyl-CoA reductase family protein — translation MDSFHALVARQDGDGITASVETLGPSDLPPGDVTIRVLFSSVNYKDALALTPKGGVVRDYPIVPGIDLTGEVVESQSPDFSVGALVLAHGYQIGTGHHGGYAEYARLPADQVVALGALSPHEGAAIGTAGFTAAMSVQALIDWGITSDAGPIVVTGASGGVGSVSVDLLAAAGYQVVASSGKEQAAGLLKELGATEVIGRLPADPDAKPRPLNKARWAGAVDCVGGATLADVLSTVDYGGAVAASGLTGGPALHTTVMPFILRGVSLLGMDSVLMPIDRRRKLWALLGDSLRPRHLDAVTSDVDVKDVVGVLDQLRAGTFSGRAVVRVAGGF, via the coding sequence ATGGACTCTTTTCACGCGCTGGTAGCCCGTCAAGACGGTGACGGGATCACCGCGTCTGTCGAGACGCTCGGCCCGTCCGACTTGCCGCCCGGTGACGTGACGATTCGGGTGCTGTTTTCCAGCGTCAACTACAAGGACGCGCTGGCGCTGACGCCGAAGGGCGGCGTCGTGCGCGACTACCCGATCGTCCCGGGGATCGACCTGACCGGCGAAGTCGTCGAGTCGCAGTCACCGGATTTCAGCGTCGGAGCCTTGGTGCTGGCCCACGGGTATCAGATCGGCACCGGCCACCACGGCGGCTACGCCGAATACGCACGGCTGCCGGCTGACCAGGTGGTGGCGCTCGGCGCGTTGAGTCCACACGAGGGTGCGGCGATCGGAACCGCCGGCTTCACCGCCGCGATGAGTGTGCAAGCGCTGATCGACTGGGGCATCACGTCCGACGCCGGACCCATCGTCGTCACCGGCGCCTCCGGCGGTGTCGGCTCGGTCAGCGTGGACCTGCTCGCGGCCGCTGGCTACCAGGTGGTCGCCTCCAGCGGCAAGGAGCAGGCCGCCGGGCTACTGAAAGAGCTTGGCGCCACTGAAGTTATCGGCCGGCTGCCCGCCGATCCCGACGCCAAGCCGCGGCCACTGAACAAGGCGCGTTGGGCAGGCGCGGTGGACTGCGTCGGGGGCGCGACGCTGGCCGACGTGCTCAGCACCGTCGACTACGGCGGGGCTGTGGCGGCCAGCGGCCTCACCGGCGGGCCCGCATTGCACACCACGGTGATGCCGTTCATCCTGCGCGGCGTCTCGCTGCTGGGCATGGACTCGGTGCTGATGCCGATCGACCGGCGCCGCAAGCTCTGGGCGTTGCTGGGCGACTCGTTGCGGCCGCGGCATCTGGACGCGGTCACCAGCGATGTCGACGTCAAAGACGTCGTCGGGGTATTGGACCAACTGCGCGCGGGCACATTCTCCGGCCGGGCAGTGGTACGCGTCGCCGGCGGATTCTGA
- a CDS encoding arsinothricin resistance N-acetyltransferase ArsN1 family B, which yields MPPGVRRATAADAAACVDIYRPYVLDTAITFETDVPTVRDMAERIVETLATHEWLVLEADGDIIGYAYAHQFNPRAAYRWAVETSVYLAQDRRRAGGGRMLYAELLERLAERGFRRAFAGIAQPNEASNALHAAFGFRPAGHYRRVGWKLGAWHDVQWWQLDLLGPDDEVDPPAPVAT from the coding sequence ATGCCGCCAGGTGTTCGACGCGCGACCGCGGCCGATGCCGCGGCTTGTGTCGACATCTACCGGCCGTACGTGCTGGACACCGCAATCACGTTCGAGACCGACGTGCCGACGGTGCGGGACATGGCCGAGCGCATCGTCGAAACACTCGCGACGCACGAATGGTTGGTGCTCGAGGCGGACGGAGACATCATCGGCTATGCCTATGCGCACCAGTTCAATCCGCGCGCGGCCTATCGGTGGGCGGTCGAGACGAGTGTCTACCTCGCGCAGGATCGGCGACGCGCTGGTGGTGGCCGGATGCTCTACGCCGAATTGCTAGAACGTCTGGCCGAGCGCGGCTTCCGGCGGGCATTCGCGGGTATCGCGCAACCCAACGAGGCCAGCAATGCCCTGCACGCGGCATTCGGCTTCCGGCCGGCGGGTCACTACCGGCGCGTCGGATGGAAACTCGGCGCGTGGCACGACGTCCAGTGGTGGCAGCTCGATCTGCTCGGGCCCGACGACGAGGTCGACCCCCCGGCCCCAGTCGCTACTTGA